Within Brachyhypopomus gauderio isolate BG-103 chromosome 4, BGAUD_0.2, whole genome shotgun sequence, the genomic segment ACATCACTCTCCTCAGAGCACTCATCATCATCGAGTGGGACAGGAACATCACTCTCCTCAGAGCGCTCATCATCATCGAGTGGGACAGGGACATCACTCTCCTCAGAGCGCTCATCATCATCGAGTGGGACAGGGACATCACTCTCCTCAGAGCACTCATCATCATCGAGTGGGACAGGAACATCACTCTCCTCAGAGCGCTCATCATCATCGAGTGGGACAGGGACATCACTCTCCTCAGAGCGCTCATCATCATCGAGTGGGACAGGGACATCACTCTCCTCAGAGCACTCATCATCATCGAGTGGGACAGGAACATCACTCTCCTCAGAGCACTCATCATCATCGAGTGGGACAGGAACATCACTCTCCTCAGAGCGCTCATCATCATCGAGTGGGACAGGAACATCACTCTCCTCAGAGCACTCATCATCATCGAGTGGGACAGGAACATCACTCTCCTCAGAGCACTCATCATCATCGAGTGGGACAGGGACATCACTCTCCTCAGAACGCTCATCATCATCGAGTGGGACAGGGACATCACTCTCCTCAGAGCACTCATCATCATCGAGTGGGACAGGAACATCACTCTCCTCAGAGCACTCATCATCATCGAGTGGGACAGGAACATCACTCTCCTCAGAGCTGCTATCTAAGATTTTCCTTTTGGGTGCTTTCTTTTTCAATTTTCCCTTTTCTTTGCTATTTTGCTTTTTCTTTGACAGTTTATTTTGTCTCTCTTCATACACCTTTTCTATTGTCTGCTTCTTAGGAGTCTCAGTTAGGAtggctgtcttcacacgctttctTTTGGTTTGTGCTCTGGGGGGACATTTGGGAAGTGGTAGGATTTCCGGAGGAGATACATATCCAGGTCGACCGGGAACATCTGAGTTAGCTGGCAGTGCAGATCTATGTGGACCACACAGAGTGGATGGATTAGCATCAGCAAGTGGATCGTCTGCAGGGTGTGGACCATTGGGATCATCTGAAGTGGATAGACCAGTGGATGCAGGCTGCTGCTCAGGGTTTGGCCGGTCTAATATCATGGATGGTTCAAACGCTTCCTCAGGGAAAATATCTCTATTATATGGGAAAATCCCAGTGGACTTGAATCCAGAAGTgatattaaatgtaaatgtaaatattacgTGGTATCATTGTTGATAAGAAGGCCTTATTCACAATTCCTGCAATCTGGTATATGGAGACTGTTTTGCCAGGGTTAGATCTGATCCACCCATGAAGAGCTCGGTTGTATAGGGTCTTAAATGGGCCATACACGGCCACGTCAAGAGTCTGCAAGCGATGGGATGCGTGGGGGTGGAAGGGTGAGCAATACAATACCATTGCTCTTTGCTTTTTCGACTGCCTTGAGTGAGACGTGAGCTTTAAGATTATCAAGAATTAGCAGCATGGGACGGTCAGAAGTGCACTGAGTGTGCTGTATAAGGTGATCAAGGAACTCAGGTCAGGTGTCTTCATTCATCCATCCCAGGTTGTCTTCCTGGTGTACTTTCTTGGCATGACGGATTTTCTGCAATGTTTATGACATTAGAAATAAAACatatgtaatgtaatattacattacatatattttagatCTGAGAGATCTAAAATACgtatatataatgtaatatagACTAAATATAATTTGTGCCTCATGGTGGGTTAAAGTGAGACAGTGTTTCACTTTACCCCACAGCATTTGTCTCACTTAACCCCACAGCCACCATTTTAGAAAAAACATCATCTCTAGCAATTCAGGCTAATCTTCAACTAGCATCAATCACATGGTTTGATATGTTGAAAGTTCATCAACATGTATGATATAAGTTTTTCTACCTGAATCATTTTACTTTGATAAAATAGTTGATTAacttaaaagcaaaaaaaattacttttgcatgcagaaaacacatttttgtgaaaaaaacaaaacttaacAGCACCAGCAACAACTTTCTCTTCCTAGTAGTGGGAAATGGGAGGTACTTGACAACATATGGGTCATATGACCACAATAGTGTTCAGTTGCCAGGATACAAGGGGTGTCTCACATTACCCGATGTCTCACATCACCCCGCTCTACTgcctctcctccctgttccaCGCCACAATACCGTCTGGTTTATGGGAGCCCGTGTGTTTAAGTGTTAGTTTATCGCACTTTAAACACGTTAAACGACGTTTCGAATGTTTTTACTAGTAGATTAAGCCATACTGAAAAAGTAACGGAAAGTAATCAAATTACGTTACATTAATATACTAATCGATTGGATgagattttacatgttttaatgTAACCTCAATCATGTTCTAATTTGTGGTTTAAATATAATTTGACGTGATATTACATTTCTTGCTTAAAAACTATTTGGCCTATACGGTGTATATATGTCGTATAAAGAGTGAAAGGAAAAACTAACATTTGGAAAATCACACCGTTCATGCAGTCATCCCTCAGATTAATTTGGTGCGGTTAGTGATGTCAGAATTGTCTTGGATGATTATGAAAATTAAGAGATTTTGGCGATGTTTGTCGTGTTTAGGATCGGTTGAGACTAGTTAATATCAGACGGGGCGGTCCACAGTCTGTGACTgatagaggagggagagaaagagggaaaactGTACAGTACATAACTCAGAGCTACGAGGAAGGAAGTCGAGAGAGAGGAAGCGTGAGAGAAATCAGAAGAGACAAGCGCAAGAAAACAGTCACAGACCAAAGACGGGAGTTCAGAAGAGGAATCTGCACCCTTTGTTTCGAGTATTTCATTATGGAAGGAATCGATTTTCCTTCGGTGAGTCAGCTGCAGTTTTTTCATTCCAATGCCGTTAATGATCATTTTAGAAGTATTGATACATCACGTAAGTGCTAACAATGTTAACGGATTAATATGTTTTGTGAATTAAAATAAACACCAGAAAAAAGTACAAAACATTTTGTAACATGGACGTTCCGAGAGATTTAAATATGCTTAAGGTTTGTCTTTAACAAGTAGGCTACTGCACACAGTTCTCAAGGCTGTGCAACAATACTGTCAAATGTCTGCAAATAAAGAAATTAGATGCAAAGTTAAAGTTAATAAATGTCTTTTAAAATGGTTCAAATTTGCTTTTTAAATTTTATGTTCAAAAACTAAAATACACATATGATTAGGCTAAGGCGTCCATTGCCGATCTGGCAGCAGATCAACAATGGCAACATTTTGCACAAGTACAAGCAGAATGAGAGAAACGTAATAACGAAAAGGAAATGCTGAATTGGTTTCATCCATCTCTGTAAAAGCTAACACGCGTCATGAATACTCTTTATGAATAAAGAACCAAGTTCAGTCGCCGAGTAAGAAGCTGTGAACAACGACGTTGAAGTTAAGTTATTCGCAGTTTCAAATTCGTTTGGTTACCTATTCGTAgcttcggcggctgaagttggttccttattcgaaaagggtgtgttcacgatgcgtgtttgctgctcACTTTAAAAGAGTtcgattaaacaaacgagcataggagcatacatttaagaggttattgtttcccatactgattttgtgaatgtagaaataaatactaaaatataatgaaagcattccttttgtaaaatggtttctatttcaagtcattccaattgtatgcaatttgtacatgatgattgaattcgtcagcatttctaacgtaatgaaacatattcttagatttgaaaactaaaaacacagaaatgctgttggCGGTGCCGAGAAGGGGAACATAAACACAAAGCACATGGTGACACGCGGAAGTAAACACATACATGGCACTGTGAATGGGAGTGCTTCACTACCTCTAATTTATTTTGCAGGGCCAGAAAAATAAGGGACGCATAACCACCAGGCAGTTATTACCCAATGCTCCATAAGAACAGGTTGACATACACCTGTCTgtctaaaacaactttattaaaGAGAATACCTAAACAGATTTTTTCAGAAGAGAGGGCTATTCCTATTATGGAacctgttatgtatgatgcacaAGTTATTTGCCTGGTTCGGCACCATTAGAGGTATAGGGCAAGCCTCTAAAATGGACCTCCTGAACAATTACATCTGTGTGCACCACTCCATGTgtcgtgtttccagttagatttgagggctaaaatgatgttgggccaggacaaaatcaggtttctcttacatatagtaatgtgttatgtatgatgcatgtgttgcttGTCTGGCCCGATGCCTTATATTCATGCAGcagcctctgaaattgcccctctgaaccatttcacctgtgcgtttaactactcaatatgtcgtgtttccagttagatttgaggtattaaatgatgttgggtcaggctaaaatcaggttcctctcttagggagcgacctgttcttcatgatgcatttgctatttctctggcccaccatcaataaggccttcaataagcctctgaacctGCCCCTTTAAATTTGTTCACCTATacgcccactgctcaatatgccttgttgtgtgctggtatttcttcttccgattaaTTTGTGTTCTTGAACATGTGACGCTGTGGCGCTGGaagaaggacgagacacgagtccagttCTCTGACACAAACGATGTTTAATAACACAaataagcgcagacagcgcacgtagatTGGACACACAAAACAGGCACATGTATCActctaacaaagacgagcacgggacactgcgcgaacgcacactaaatagacaaaccacataatcccagagtgatgacgagacgagccacaggtgagactgataatcacactcagacacacccacacccacgatGATAAACAGACGcagacgtagacgacataaacacacgcccagagggaggggtcaggggcggtACCGTGACAGAACAGCATttatgtgtttttagttttcaaatctaagaatatgtttccttacgttagaagtGCTGATGAATTCAATTatcatgtacaaattgcatataattgaaacgacttgaaatataaaccattttacaaaagaaatgcattcattatatttttttctacattcacaaaatcaatATGGGAAACAATTACCTCTTAAATGTATGCTCCTATGcttgtttgtttaatctatctcttttaaacaaagtgcgcagcaaacacgcatcgtgaacacaccctttttgaataaggaaccaacttcagccgccgaataaggagctgAGAATAAGTAACCAAATGAATCTGATACtccgaataagtaaccaacttcagcgtcgTCTGTGAACAAGTAACCAAATCGGAAGCTACGAAGAAGTAATGAACTTATgaatttttgttttttgatttaGTAACTTTTGTTAATTGATTTAGGCTACATTTGATAATTGTTTTAGTCTACTTTTGATTTTGAAGCAAGAAACCATCCCCCTACAACATGATACATGGGGGAGGAGAACTTTCTGGAGAGGTCGAACTCTGTTGGCCAGAGGTGGTGTTGCCAGAACCGGTGTAACAGATTCCATGCGTTATCATTAATTACTCCAATAATGTTACTTTGATTTCCATCTAAATGTGTTGACAAATTATCTTCATTCAGTCTAATTGTAATTCCAGCTTGGCCCATCGATTTAAGGATGGATTTAAAGCAGTGGCCCAAATTTAAGTACAGAAAGATGTTCTGATGAAGCCAGCAACGTATTGTCatcatttaatattttataGCACCAAAGAAATAGCCTTAATAGGTTAAtcattaatatattataatttttacATACTTACATTGAAGATGCACAGTCGACCGGAACTGTTTGAGTTTGAAGGCATCCCTATGGTCCACTACTTCACAGACAACTGGGAGAATGTTCAGAACTTCAAGGCGAGACCAGATGACATCCTCATCGCCACTTATCCCAAAGCCGGTATGCTGTGTTTCCTTAATGGCTTATCTGATCAAAAGTGTTATTGTGGCTAAAACGAAGGAATGACTTGCAAATCAAAGTGCTACACAGCCCACAAAAAGTCAAAATCATAGAAGTGATTTAACGTATTACTCAATAGTGAGAATAAAACTAGGGTAAACATGTCAGTACCCAGACATTGATCAGCACACATTCATCAGATACATGTTAGAAAGAAGCTTTGGACAAGGAGTCAGACCAGGATGACATCTGGACCCAATCAAAGAAAGAATGGTAATTAATTGGTGACATCCAATTACAGAGATTGAGCCAATGATGTGGATGGAATTATAATCATATACAGTACATGTAAATTTAGGcaagtatatagtatatacaaACATATACATTACATGCTCCCTTTAGTTGTTTTAATGGCAGACGTCTATATGCTTCTGTTGTTAGATTAGAAAACTGCAAAAGTCTGGAGTCTGAAGCATATACTGTAGTTTTATTCTTATTCAGGTAGTTGCTTGCTGACATCCAAGCCTGTATCTTTCAAAGGGACCATCATCATTTGAGGTGGAGTTTGAcaattaactttttttttcccGACAATTAACAAGCTAGCAGTGCTAGCTCGGAGGTCAGTTCATACTATGCTTCTACACCATTGATATTTTTCCGAGGACATAGTTTTAATAAACATGTGTTTTAATAAACTGCTTACTAACTTAATAAAGATGCATGTGTGAGGTTTCTTTCCTCCTTTAAATACATGCATGTGGAAAAAAGTAACCTTGCTGTTTCAACCACCCAAAATATTATGAAAATATACATTCAATAGTGAAAACACTCACACTGCTGCAGTACTACAGTTTGCCCCCCTGGTTGTATGGTGGAAAAACACAAGCCAGACTAAATTTCAACAAACCGAATACAAGTTTACTTGCTCAAGTCACAAATACATACAGCAGTGTTTTGTCTAACACTTGGGAGACAGCACAGGCAGTACCAAGAGAACAAAATAACCAATAAAATTCAGTTTAGTAAGTAACTAAACTGAATACAGAATACATGTGCTACCTGCCAACTTACTTAAGGTGTCTGGACAGGCGAAATCCTGTGTGATGTTTTGTACAGACATGTTTAGGCTTCCCTACCCAATTCTTGCTCAACAGGGTAAAATGCTTTCAACCCTTTCACACTTGATGGTCTCAGGGAATAAAAtcaacagagaaagagaaagacagcagCATGTAAGATCATTCAGTGTCGTGTATATTTAGAAGAGCACATGCACTCGTTTGACGTAATCAACAGCACGGAAGAGGCTTCATGACTGAGAGTGAGAGCTCCCAGGAGATAGACTCTGTTTCCAAAAGGAGAGTCTTCCTTCTCCAGGCGGTCGGCATCTTCGACCCCTGCAGCTGTGAACTTAAGGGCATAAGTGCTCAGTGCTCGGTTTAAAAAGTGAACTTCTCGAACAGACAACATGCTGCCTGTTGTTTTCACCATGGTGCTTATGCTCCTTAACTGATGATTGTTAACAACAAATAACACATTAGTAGAGAAACGCATTTAACTCATATTTGAATATTCACTAATAAGCATTACCATTAATAAGCATTACAAATAGTAAGCACTACAAAGCCATTTTGTATTCATGCCTATTTTGTGTTTTGATCTTAGCTCGAGGTTTCTTTTTATCTCTGCCCTCTGTCTTGACCCTGTTTATGTCTTCTTACAATATCCATTTCCTTTGTCCCTATTAATAGACATTTACCTGTAATGGAGCCCTCTCGAGTCTTTGAGACTCACTCATGACAGAATCTGTTCTTTCCATATCAGGACAGTCGAAGTAGGCAAAGCAGCAGTGTGACCCATCTTGTCTGAAATGTTACAGTGACGATCTACTGTCTTCTCACAAGTTCATCTATGAacttatattatattatacttaTATTAGAGTGTGACCTACCAGCTATACTTAGATGCTATAAATGCTCAATATAGATGTCATAGATGATAAATGCTCAGATATAGAGGAGAGACAAATTAATTCCTCTGGTTGGTTCAGTGTCTTGCAGTCAAAACCCCCACATCAAAATACTGGTTGTAGGACCTCCGTTAAAACAACAATGTTCAAAATCATTAAACTTCATGTggtatttttttcttttgttcaaCAAAAAGAACAAATGACCATTATGTGATACCATTCAAAAAAGTCATAAATACTGACTATGTGGTCTCATAAACCTTTTCTTaacccccctctcttcctctcccctggTCTTTTCTGACAGGCACTACCTGGGTGTCCTACATGCTGGACCTGCTTTACTTCGGCAACACGGCACCAGAGCGTCAGACCTCTCTGCCCATCTACATGCGAGTACCGTTCCTGGAGTCGGCCTTCCCTGTGATCCCTACAGGTCTGTGGCCCCGCTTTCTGAGGCCGTGAGGTGTGAATACAAATGGGCCTGTAGCCACTGTATATAATTTATTAGTGGATTAATGGGATCATGTGCCCGTCATGTGCCCAGTCTTGTAAATGGAAATacttatatactatatatatatatatatatatatatatatatatatatatatatatatatatatatatatatatatatatatatatatataatgcaacTATACTACACTATACTATACTACTTACATACAATCTGTGGATCCAGTGTAAACTGCTGTGACCTTTAAGTGCCATAATTCCATTGTCCAATAAGGCAATCAGTACAAAGTTctgtttttttagttttttagtagattttttaaatttttttggaCTTTATGCAGGAGTGGAATTGGCAGATAATCTGCCCACCACGCCGCGCCTTATCAAAACTCATCTACCTGTTCAGTTGGTGCCCAAGTCCTTCTGGGAACAGAACTGCAGGGTACTGTATGTGGGATTTATTCTCTGTATGTTTTTGTCCAATTTGAACatgaaagtcaaatttatgtACATTATGATTTTTAcaaacatgttgtcacaaagcagctttacaatcgcatgggtccagatccctaatgaacaaaccagacagtggcaaggaaaacccCCCTAGTTCCCCCTAAACATGGCTTTACTTTTTACATATCTGTGtaaatatgtgtatgtatgataCAGAGAAAGTGGGTTATTCTCTAATGTGCTTAACTTCTATAACAGCTTTCACAATTTTAACAATGTATTTCCTGTACAACAGGAGCACATTCTTACAATTAGTCAGTAAGCCCTTACTTTAACTTATGAAGGCAAAGGTCGCCCGAATTAATGAAATATGAGCAAGCGTTTCTGTGCTGAGCACATTCTTCACATTTTGAAAGTGTAACCGATGCTCTGAGCCAAATCACATCCTGCACACAAGTCCACTTCCCATACTGAGAAAGGCTTGCCTGCATCCTAACCAGAACCATCACAACAAACAAATGTGTTTGGATAGGACTATTTTAGGTCTTCTTGGACACAATTTTACGACTATAGATAGGATAAATTTCACATAAGTTACCAGTGAAATTaacagtctctctttctctccaggttgtCTACATAGCACGCAATGCCAAAGACAATGCTGTGTCCTATTTTCACTTTGAACGAATGAATTATGTGCATCCAGAACCAGGAGACTGGAGCACTTATCTGAAGAGCTACATGGAtggaaagagtgagtgagttacTGCTTCTACAGGGACCTGCGGTAATGGACTTTTTAAAAGCTGAAATAGCTCTCATTTATAAATATATGTAATGCATCATCTTCCATTTACACTTTTTTCAGGAATTTTTGGTCCTTGGTTTGACCATGTGTGTGGATACTGGGAGAAGAAGAAGACATACTCAAACATTCATTACATGTTCTTTGaggacatggtggaggtaaagtATCACATATGAAGGTTTTTCCAGGTGATGGTTACAGC encodes:
- the LOC143512614 gene encoding cytosolic sulfotransferase 3-like → MEGIDFPSMHSRPELFEFEGIPMVHYFTDNWENVQNFKARPDDILIATYPKAGTTWVSYMLDLLYFGNTAPERQTSLPIYMRVPFLESAFPVIPTGVELADNLPTTPRLIKTHLPVQLVPKSFWEQNCRVVYIARNAKDNAVSYFHFERMNYVHPEPGDWSTYLKSYMDGKRIFGPWFDHVCGYWEKKKTYSNIHYMFFEDMVEDTGREVERLCSFLGLSTPSEEKERITKSVHFDSMKQNNMTNYSSLPVMDFKISPFMRKGKVGDWKNHFTVAQNEQFDEHYKEKMKNTTLQFRTEV